The genomic interval AGGAGGGAGATCTCAAGTCCCTgggtctggggacttccctggtggtccagtggttaagactccatgctcccaacgcagagagcctgggttcgatccttggttggggaactaagatcccacatgccaaatggTATGGGctattagaaacaaaacaaaaaggccctGTGTCTGTTGAGTCACAACAAATCACCCTGAAATACTTTTCTGGACCAAGGCCTGATGTTGATAGATGGATATAAATATAGAACATGACATTTTTCTGATTGAAAAATTAATCTATGTTTATTATAGAAACCTTtgaaaagaaccaaatggaaggGGTCCCATGGAGGTGGGAAGTTCTCATCTTACTCTAAGCAGCTGCTGAGGGGTGAGGAAGCAAGTCATCAGGAACACGGTGACTGACAAAGTGGGGACCGGTAGGAGAGATGGGCAGGAGGGGGAAGACGGTGCAGTTAGCAGTTCCTGGATGGGGTAGGTGCAGGGAGACAGACATTCCAGTATGGGATGGGCTCAGCTCGGGGGGACTCAGGGCCTGGGTCTCTACtgaagggaaggggaaggaggcagTAGATGGTGGAGAAGCCTCCCTCTCGGACCACTCACCAAAACACTGTGAGTACAGCTCCCGGCGCACTGGGCAGATGCCGGTCTCCCGGGCCTGCCGCTGCTGCAGCTTCAGGTCCAGCTGCTCCTGGAGGTGCACCACGTCCATCCTGGTGCTGGGCGTGCTGGACACCTGCTGGATCCATAGCTGCGTGTCCTCCACCCACTCCCTGTGGGACACACACAGCCAGGCCTAGCCAGCCCCATCCACCAGGCAAGGTCCTCAGGACCTGAGCAGAGGTGGCCCTTGGCACTCTCTGTGTGAGAGGAGGGAGGAGCGGCTCTGTCCCCGACCCACCAGAATCCCCCATCTCTCTCTTCCTGGAAGAGGGTGTGGCTCCAAAGCCACACCCACGGTGCCACCTCCATAGGGCCCCTTCCTTGGGGCTGAGCAGTCTTCATTCTCCCACGGTCCTCTGTGAAGTCATCACCCACGTTCCAGAGCTCCCACTCCTAACATGCTGAGCACAGATTTATGGTGGATGTTGCTTGATCTGAATGGGAGGCCCAGTGACAATACCCAGTGACTTGGGgggtaggagacacaggagacataagccTTGTGCCAACAAAAAGAGGTGAAGATATGTACTGGCGGGGGGGAGTGTCCCTATATGGACGCCCATAGTGAACCTCATGTCAGAGACACAGCCAGGTTCTGGAATCACAAGGGGCAGTCTGAGGGCAGAGCCACCTTGACAGAGAGGATTCCATGCGTCGTTGAGAGGGAAGCAAGTGAAAATCACCCTCAAAACTTCTATCACCTTATTACATAAAAATAGTTGAAAAGGATGTTAGTGATCAATGTGGCTGTGGAACAAAGCAGCAGGGTAAGAAGAAGGGAGCTCTCCTTTTATAAAGGAGTCTGCAGAAGGTTTCCTTGAGGAGAGGACATTTGAGCAAGATTtgactgcggtgttggagaatattcttaagagtcccttggactgcaaggagatccaaccagtctatcctaaacgagatcagtcctgggtgttcattggaaggtctgatgttgaagctgaaactccaatactttggccacctgatgtgaagagctgactcatttgaaaagaccctgatgctgggaaagacagaaggcaggaggagaaggggatgacagaggatgagatggttggatggcatcaccgactcaatggacatgagtttgggtgggctccgggagttggtgatggctcctggcgtgctgcagctcatggggtcgcaaagagtcagacatgactgagcgactgaactgaactgagtgaaggaACAAGGGAATCAGGAGGATATCAGGGGAAGAGGATCCCTGGTGGTGAGAAGGTCCTATGGTGGGAAAGTCATTGATGTGTTTCAGAAACAGCAAGCAGAGGCCCTCGTGGCATTAGCCCCGTGAACTAGGAAGAGAATAACCAGAGAGAAGATTCCAGATACCTCAGGGGCCAGGTCCTGCCAGGTCTTCTGGGCTGTTTTAAGGACTTGAATTTTAGTCTGAGCGAGATGGGATGCCATTAGAGTTTCTATAAGAAGAGTTGCATGATCTGACTTGTGATTTGGGGGCTGTGTGGGGAATAGACTGTAGGAGCACAGAGTGGAAGCAGAGATTTTAGGTAGAAGGCCATCACAGGAGTGCAGGTAACAGTGACTAGGAATAAGACGGTGGAAGCAGCGGGAAAAGCAGTCAGATTTGGAAAGTAATTTGAAGGtagaggcaaaaggagaaaggggtggcagaagataagatggttagatagcatcactgactcaatggacatgaatctgagcaaactctgggagatagtggaggacagaggagcctggcatgctacagtccatgaggttacaaagaatcagatacgacttagtaatgaaaaaaaagaacaatggagACAAGAGAATGTGAGCATTCCCAGACATGTGACGGGAGAGATCAAAGGGAATGAAAAGTGGCCTGAGCCCCTAGTGGAAAGGAGAAGACTGAGAATGAGCTGGTTAGGAGAAGAAAGACATTGTGATTTAATCTGAATTAAATTAAAGGTGAATTGTGAGATGTTCCTTGGACATCTTCATGAAGGTAATGAGTAAATAGTAGAATATATACGTTTGGAGTTTAGAGGAGAGGACAGGGCTGCAAAAAGACCCATGCGAACCATCAGTATACAGATGATATTTAAAGCCACGAGCGAGCCTGGGTGAGAGCACTCAGGAAATGATGGCGAACAGAGAAGAGGTCTCCCTGGACCCTCCCAGGATCTAGCCATCTGCAAGTTCTAGAAACTCTGGGATGCTGGGAAGAAATCTCAGTCAGAGAGTCAGGGTGCCTCCTCTCACATTCCCAAGTTCCAGGAAGCAAAAACCTGGGCCTCCTCCTAGCCACTGCTTGTTTACCTTGGGGGCAGGATGGCATTCAAGAtttcttctgcttgctttgtAGGATCTGGGACACAGGAAGTTGAGGGGAGCTTGGTCTTGGGTGGCTGTGGGACGGGACCCGAGGGTCCAGGCTGCTGGGGGCTGACTTTCAGTGGCCGAGCCTGAGAAGGAGGGACAAGTTGGGGCAGGAGGTGACTCAGACACTCAGCTCCACACTCCCTGGGCCCCTGGATTGCTCTAGGTTTCCTGCACATCCCTCCCCTATCCCAGCTCACTTTTCCCATCTGTCCTCTCAGCAGAAGTTATGTTTCAGAGCTGAAGGAGGCCATGTAGCATCTCTGGTTCCACCCCAACCCAATGCTTGCATCTCCTTGAACAGATGTTTCTGGCCCAGCTGCTCAGGCCTCTACTCTAGTGATGGGGCATCACTATCAGATCTATTCTGGGACACTGCGACCCTAAAAAGACTTGTCCCATCGCCCTGTTACTTTCTTCCCCATGCTAATCTGCCCTTTGGGATCACCCAGCATTTGGTTTTCTTCTGCCTTTCTCCTCAGGTCCCAGTTCCCATTACTCCCAGTGACTGCAGCCTCTGTCCCTCCGGACTCCCGACCTTCAGGGCAGCCCCTGTCTTGCCCCAACGGAGCTTCGTGCTCCCCCACGCTCTGAGACTCGTCCTTACTTTGGGGCTCCGTTTCTCAGTGTTCCGGCTCACCAACACCGGGGTGTCATACTTAAGCAGAGAGTCCGCTGGGGGAATCATGGTGGCGGCGGGAGAAGCAGCCCAGCAGCCGCCCCTCCAGTCAGGGCCTTGTTTGCCGTCGCCATGGAAACCTCTGCTCCGCCCTCATGGCCTGGGCGGGGCTTCGGGGTGGGGCCAGCAGCGCGCGAGTTCAAACTCAGCCTTCTCAGAAAGTTTTCCAGTGCTTATCAGACCACCGGCTCAACAGGTCGCCTCGGTACTCTTGGAAGCAGGGAGAAAAACATCAGTTCTGAATCCCTGTGCTGCGTCTAGCTCGCAATTTGAATTAGATGCTTACCGCCTTCGTTGACCCTCCATTTTGTCATCTGCAAAATAGGGAGTCGTCTGACTTCTTAGCGAAGGGTTGGGAAAGATTCCCAGTGGAAGGCATCTAAAGTTCCCACGTTTTAAaaggtatttgtttttaattaaatggaGAAATGACAACATATCAGACAGTGGAGGAACAGAGGGGAAATGCTAATGATTTGCCCACGGGctgccttttcttcctctttccttggTGTCTCCAAACGTAAATGTAATCACAATCTGTACAATTTTGTTTAAcaagtcaggttttttttttccccatttgtcatataatttgtaaatagcaaaaaaaaaaattcaaatgggcttccctggtggcggcGGTAAAGAAGCTTCCTGCTGTGTCcgacattttcacttttcttgtaAATAGCATCGCGAATGGCGACAGAACATCCCTAAACATCCTTGAAAGtgagtgaaatgaaagtcgctgagtcgtgtatccgggtcaggctcctctgtccatggaattctccaggatacTGGCTGGAGtatccagaatactggagtgggtagccgttcccttctccagaggaccttcccaacccaggcatcgaacccaggccttccgcattgcaggcggattctttaccatctgagccaccagggaagcagtccTTGAAAGTAGCTTTCCCTAAGTTTGCTTTTGAAACTTGAATCTCCCGCCTCTCGAGTCGGGTCACTAAGGCCCCGCCCACTCCGGAATCTTGTCGCGTTATCTCCGCTGCAAGGGCTTCTGGGAGAGCGCGCAGCCGGAAGCGGAAGTCCTGGAGGCAAGTCCGTCATTTCCTTTGGGACAGGAGGGCAACGGACCTATTTTCCTTGGCTCCGCAGATCTCTCGGCATGAAGGAGGTGAAGAACGAGCGGGAGCGGGGGAGCCGGCGAAGGCACCGGGAAGGGGACATGGTGGGGATCGCGCCGGCGGTAGTGGTGAAGCAGGAGCGGCTCAGCCCGGAGTCCGCGCCTCCCGTCCACCGCCGTCCGGATTCCTCCGGCGGTAGCCCGTCCCCACCGGCCGGCGAGTCGGGCCGCCCAAGTCACCGCGGGAACCGAGCCCGAGGAGGTAGCCGGTAAGTGGGAAGCATCCCGGGGTGGGTCTTAGGGCTCGTTGAGAAGAGAGGACAGGGCTAGCGCCAGAAACACACCTTGAACGAGGAACGCGGCAGTTTGGACTGAAAACTAAAGCGATAGAAGTGACCAGTTGTGCTTATGTGGAAGAATGTTTACTCCGGTACCTAATACTTGGATTGCAGCTGGATGTTAAGCGCTCAATGCCTGCTGCGCAGTCTCTTGCCCCTTCATTTCTGTGTACCCAGCATTTCACCGAATATAGTTCAGTTGATAGCAGTGATAATTTAAGTTGGAAGATTTTCCCCATCTGCTTGCAAAATGGAGTGCAGGCGTTATCTTTTCAATTATCTGTCCCAAGAAGTTTACATATCGAGGGCCTAGGCAATCTACCTGATATTCTTGCGGGGAGAGAATGTCTCTTGATAGAcaccttcatttattcattcattcgacGTAGttttcagtgcagtcgctcagtcgtgtccagctgtttgcgaccccgttaaccgcagcacgccaggccttcctgtccatcaccaactcctggagtccacccaaacccatgtccatcgagtcgatgatgccatccaaccatctcatcctctgtcatccccttctcccgccttcaatctttcccagcatcagggtcttttccaatgagtcaattcttcgcatgaggtggccaaagtattggagtttcagcgtcagcatcagtctttccaatgaacacccaggactgatctcctttaggatggacaggttggatttccctgcagtctaagggactctcaagagtcttctccaacaccacagttcaaaagcatcaattctttggcactcagctttctttatagtccaactctcatatccatacatgaccactggaaaaaccatagccttgactagacagacctttgttggtaaagtaatgtctctgcttttgagtatgctatctaggttggtcatagctttccttccaaggagcaagtgtcttttaatttcattgctgcgattgccatctgcagtgattttggactgaGTACCTATTATGTGCTAAAGACCATTCTAGGTTATAAAATAATGTGGGAAAATATGCAAcgttaaaaaaatacaaacaaatgtatATGTGGAATTTGACTTAAAATGGTGTAGAATTATATGCAGATAAAATTGAAAATGGTGGAGGGTTGGGGAAGAAGAGCATCCTAGGTTCTGGGGCTGCAAGGGTGAACTTAGATGGTCTGCCTCTAGATGGTGCTCTTAGATGGTGCTCTAGCCCTGAGACAaaataacaagcaaatttggaaaagtagtCTCAGTTAGTAACAAGTATTTGGGGGTAGGTTAATGTGATAGTGAGAGAGTTGAGGGAGGTGGTTTTCCCTGAGCTGCTGTCTGAAATGTCTACTATTTGACCTAAGACCTGAATGATAGGAATAATCTGCCTTGTTGAAGAtctaggcagagggaacaacCCATACACAGAACCTGAAGTGGAATTAATTGTGTTCTTCTAGAAATGGGGGTGAGAAGGGAAGTCCAGTGTAGTAATCAAGGAGAGTGGTAGGAATGACATTGGAGAGCGAGGAGATAGAGCCAGAGACTTTGCTGATAGATCGTGATTGTGTGGGGAAGGAGCATGGAGGGCTGTTGGTCGAGGGGAGAAAAAGAATCAGGGTGACTTCTAGGTTTTTTGCCTGAGGAACAGGGTGGATGGTGGCACTAATTATCCAGCTGGCAGAAAACAGAGGAAAGTGTCTTGGGTGGTTGGGAATCTAGAGTTGTTAATCTAAGTGAGAAGTTCTAGTAGGCAGTTACGTATGTGGAAGACATAGGACCAGAAAAGTGAAGCTCCTAATTCTTTTAGTGTGATCAGCAAAGACATGGtgtttgtgttagttgggtatgCCTGATGCTTGGAGCTGTTTTGTATGAGGGAATGAAAGTTGAGATAAATGTGTGTACCATTTTCTGAACAGGTCcccagccaaaaagaaaaacaaatcctcCGGGAGAAGAAGCAAGTCTCCCCGGAGTAAGAGAAGCCGAAGTCCTCACCACTCAGCTATCAAAGTAAAGCAGGTAAGTGGACTGAGATGTTTTCGTACTGGCTCCAAACCTAGAGCCTCTCCATCATAGgtaaagtggtgtgtgtgtgttttcctgtaCCTGCAGTGGGCTTCTCCAAaaactgggcttttttttttcttttttcttctttctttgttaaactttttattttgagaaaattgttgattcacatgcagttgtaaaAGGTAATACAAAAGCCACAGTTTGTCCCAATAGTACCATCTTACAGAATTATAGAACAATATCCCAACCAAAATGTTGACATCAGTTCTGTCAAGAtacaaaacatttccatcaccacagGATTCCTCAAGTAGTTCTTTTATATCACACCCAGTTCCCGCCTACCCTTACCCCTCCAACTCCTGGCAGTTTCTAGTCACTTCTCCGTTTCTGTTAGTTTGTTTTCTCAAGAATGCTATGTAAAtagaatcacacagtatgtagcctttctgGATTGGCTTTTTCCACTCAGCTAAGTTCTTTTGGAATTCATTTATAGTGTTGCTTTTGTCTGTAGTTCCTTCGTTTTTATTGCTGAACGGTATTCAATGGTATGGATTTAACCATTTGTCCATTAAAGTATATCTGGGTTGTTAGCAGTTTTTGGCTATTAGACATAAGACTGCTGTGTATACATTtctgtacaggtttttgtgtgaacataggtTTTCGTTTCTCTGGGATAGATGCCCAGGAGTGCAGTTTGTAGATGGTATggtagttgcttttttttttttttctaagaaattacTGAATTGTTTTCCAGAGTGCTGTGTTAGTTTGCCAGGtcttccataacaaaataccatagactggttgccttaaacaacagaaactaagAGGCTAGAAGTCAGAGATCAAAGTTTCAGcggtttggtttctcctgaggcctttctccttggcttgcCTTCTTTGTTGGGTCCTCATAGTCTTTCCCTCTGTGCGCTCCCATCTCTGACTCACATCTTCTTTAACCACATCAGCCATATTGGATTAGGGGCTTACTCATTTTAACTCAATCAGTTCTTCAAAGACCTTACCTGCAAAAAATCTGGTTACAGTCTGAGGTGTGGGGGTTGAGACTTCAGTATGTAAATTTGGAGGGGGCACAATTCAGTCCTTACAGTGGCTATCCCTTTTTATAATGTGAGTGatccagcatttggtattgtgACCATTTTGACCATTCTGATAAGTGATAGTgatactgtgattttaatttgcatgtccCTGGTGGCTAacgatgttgggcatcttttcatgtgtttatttgccatctgtgtttCCTCTTAGGTAAAATGTCTCTTCAgatcttttgcctattttctagTTggattgttttgggtttttttactACTGAATTttaagaggttttcttttttttggtaatatattCTTAGATACCAGGCCTTTTTGGAGTGAGAGGTTTTCCAGTATTTTCTTTCCATCTGTATCTTGTCTGTTCATTCTCTTAAAAGAGTTTTCCTCAGAGCAAAAGTTTTTGATTTGTTTGGAGTCCAGcttgtctgtttttccttttacagattatgcttttggtgttatgTCTAAGAACTTCCCTGACCCTAGAACCTGAagatatgtttttctttaatattcatttaagtCCCTGATctgttttgagtttgttttaaTCTAAGGAAGGAGCCTTAAATCAAATTTCCTTTTTCGCCCGTGGATATCCATTTACTCCAGCACTAGGTGTGGAAAGACGATTTTTCCTCCCTttaattgtttttgctttgtcagaaatcaaaagtgtgtgtgtgtgcctttatTTCTGGGTCCTCTGTTCTGTGCCATTGATCTGTCATTCTGCCAGTACCACAGTCTTGATTACTGGAGCTATATAATCAGTCTTAAAATTGAACAGGCtggttctttcactttcttctttttaaaaattgctgggacttccctggtaggccagtggttaagaccctgaggcataggtttggtccctggctgGGCGGAGCCAAGGAGGCACATGCCACAGGAcacggccaaataaatagataattgtTCTAGGAGTTCTCGTGCCTTTATCTTTCCACATACAGTTTAGAACAATCTTGtttatatctattaaaaaaacTTGCTAGGATTTTGATTGAAATTGTGTTAAACTTGtactttttgagaatttttaaaaaattatgtagcGTCTTCCAGTCTTTGAATATAGGTGTATCtctgtttatttagatctttgatttcttttatcagtgtttcaGTGTACAAGTCCTGTATGTGTTTTGTTAGATTTGCACgtaagtaatttttttaagttatcattAAATGatggctctagtccatggggtcgctaagagtcggacgcaactgagcaacttcactttcactttcatgcattggagaaggaaatggcaacccactccagtgttcttgcctggagaatcccagggacgagggagcctggtgagctgccgtctatggggttgcacagagtcggacacgactgaagtgacttagcagcagcagcaagtgatattttgaatttcagtatttatttgttcattgctAGTACATAGAAATATGATCcatttttgtatgtttatcttACATCCTGTGGCCTTActgaactcatttattttgcCTAAGTAAATCCCAACCTAAAActtgggattttctacatagatagTCATGTCTGCACAGGGCAGTTCTGTCTGTCTTCCTTTCCAGTGCATGTTCATTTTATTGCCCCTTGCGGCATGGCTGGGACTCTCGCACTGAGTGGAGCAAGAGCAGTCAGAGCAGGCTCTCCTGCCCTGTCCTCAGTCCTGAGGGACAGGCGTTCAGTCATCGTCTTATGCTCTTTCCtctaagttttatttaatttttgacagtgctgggtctttgttgctgttgtggactggagaatcccagggacgcgggagcctggtgggctgctgtctgtggggtcacacagagtcggacacgactgaagcaactcagcagcatcagcagtggactttctctagttgcagtgagcagaggctacacTCTTGTTGTGgtatgcaggcttagttgcccttgtggcatgtggaatcttcccggaccagggatcaaacccatgttccctacattgccaggcagactcttaaccactggaccaccagggaagtcctcagtccTCTTTTTAAAGAGCCTCTGGGTTACAACGTGCAAATAGAGACACTGGCATTAAGGAAATGGATTTTCctatgaatttgagccaacttcTGCTACCTAAAAAGATTCAAAGCCAGTCCTGATGATCCTTTGTATGAGTTGGTCAGCCATCACCTTCATTATCTCAGAATTCAGCCACTGGAACCACAATACCCAGATCAGACCTCTCAAACCACTtgtagctttgtgtgtgtgtttgtacaacTTGCCACGGTTATGATTTAATAATTTTGGCATGTTAACATTTTGCAGATTTAAAAGGTACAGTATACATAGCCTGTTAGTTGGATGCATTCATATATTGTGATACGACTGCCATGGAAGCGGCATTTGCCAAGTCATATCATTATAGAGTAGTGTCACTGTCTATATGCATTTGTCTGGGCATTAAATCTCTATCTATGGCTTATTTACTATTTGTTACTGTTGGTACCCTTAAATACCATCAGTCTtatcctcccacctcccatctcccAGTGACCACCGTTTTACTCCCTgatggtttatatatatataggagagaTAGataaaggagcttccctggtggctcagacagcaaaactttgcctgcagtgtaggagacctaggttttatccctgggtcaggaagatcccctggagaaaggtgtGTGTGTTACACTCTTTTTTTCAGCTTGCAGTTTTTTACCCCTGGTTTCTAAATCAGCAACTTATAGTAAATCCTGGGGCCTATCACATGGAACTGTTTTGTAATTATTGTTACTTTGAAGAGTCTTAGTTTGCTTATCTATGTTAACTTCCCTTCTGACCTCAAATCTCTTAAAAGGCTGATTTTCTTTGTATCAGCTAGAAACTTGGAAATGGTTCTCATGCAGAGGGGATTGAGGACTTGATAGGCAGTTGAAAATCACTGACTTTCACCTGGATTATAAGAGTACACACAGCCTCTGACTTGTACTTAGAGATATTCTTTTCTGCACTACTCagccaccattaaaaaaaaaaagttcaacacAGAGTTATATTCAACATAATTTAATAAcctaatatggaaaaaaaattgaaaaagaatgtgtCTTTGTGTATAACGGAATTCCTTTGTATATGCctgaaatgaatacaacattgtaaatcaactatattttgatttttttttttgttaaagggAGTGGGGGACAGGATTGTGGAAACCTGAGGAAAAAATTTGTCAATTGCTTATTTATCATCATAACACAGAagtctgtaaaataaaaagtgagagtATGGTTTATTTCTGTCATTAGCCCCAGAATCATATCCCTCCCCATGaacaaaaaaaaccacctcaATCCCCAGAGGTCACCATTTTAATAGTTTGGTATTTATACTTCAGCATTCTATaatgcttatgttctcctcttttcttttatattttggtgtgtgtgtattctgtgcAAAGATGCTAATTAACAAAAAGAATCATACTGTATCTGTTATCCTACTTGACTTATCAGTAGTTGAGAGTGTATGTTGAAATGTTATTTTGTGTTGTCTGGTTATGTAATTTGTCATATTCTCTCCAGAGCTTCTACTGATTTTGCCAAGTATACATACATGTACTAGAAACGAAGACAGAATTGCCCATTGGATTTAGCAACATGTAGGTCATTGGTGACCTTGACCAGCAATTTTAGTGGAGTAGAAAGGGTGAAGCCTAATTGGAGAATtcaaaagagatggaaaaagaatTGGGGACTGATTAACACCAAACTCTTTAAAGGAATTTTACTCAGAGAGTGAAAAAATAGAGTGGAAGCCAACATGGGAAAGGGGCTTTGGAAAACAGCAGATGCCTGTGCTGACAGGAATGGTTCAGTGCAGATCAGGGAAGTAGATTGTGTGCAAGAGAGGCAGGGATCACTGCGGAGATATTCCAGATGAGAGGGAAGCTGCCAGGTGTGGAAACTGGCTTTGGATAGAAGCACAGATAGTTTCCTTACGGGCATCAGAAGGGATAACAGTAAATGGGTGTAGATGCTGGCAGGTGGGCAGACATGGAAAACCCCTTCTGAGTAAGTAAAGGTGGAGAGGGCTGTgtaggaagagagggaaggggtgAAACAGCCATCTTGGAGGAGCAGTAAATTAAGAAAATGTAGGATGGTTGCTGGCATCATTAAGGAGGCTTGGGTCATGCTCCTAAGGTGGGACCAAGGTGGGACCCGTCCAAATGGCTTATGCTTTTCTCTTGCCACTTCGATGTGCTTGATGCTGGTTGTGGTTTTGCCAGGACAGTGCAACATGAATGGCATGGGACAGGGGATTGAGGGAGTGATCACACTGCTTGACCCTGGAAATTCAgtagaggggaagggaagagagtgCATCAAGAGAGTGAGGGAAAGGATCGAAGGCGTGGATGCATCTTACTGGGATGATTGTTAGAGTTGGGTAAAATATGAGCTGGAAAGATGGGCAGAAAGAGGACTGCTTGAAAGTGAAATTATGGAGGGGCTGCAGTTATTAGAAGTGAAAAGGTCTGTATAACCATGAGGTGAGTGGCTGAGGAGAAATGAGGTGACATAAGACAATGGGAGGAGAGAAACGCAAAGAGTGGAGAGGTCGGCATGGTATTGAAATCAGCAAGGGTAATGCTGGAGAGAATGACGAGCTAGAAGTAAAACTGGTATGAAGTGAAGGGACGTGATTTAGGGTTAGTAAATGACAGCAACGGTGAGAGTAACGGGTCTTACATGAGAGTCGCTGCTGCATCTtttcagggaaaaagaaaaagatggggaaTGTTTTAGGATTGGCAGTGAGAAGAAAGGGCAATGCCTGCCATATGTGCAGTCCTGAAGATGGTGGGAGTTGAGGGGAGGTCAGAAGGAGAAAACCAGCTTCTTTGAGAGAGCTATGGGGGAACAGTGTGCTCAGGCAGAGTGAACTTGAGAcaggaactatctgaaaagaCCTGGAGGATGTAGGTTGGTTTTGCCAAGCTTTCCATTTCCAGAGGAAATAGAAAGTACAGTGGCTTTAGGAGTTGAAAAAGGGTGGAATTTGGGGGCAGAATCCATCATATACAGAGACTTATGGGAATTAGACTACCAAGGGAGGTGGAGGTGATGGCCCGGAGTCTGTGACTTCTTACAGTGACTCATTTAATCAGGGATAAAGGGGGTAattccgtgaatcaaggcaagttggaagtggtcaaacaggagatggcaagagtgaacgttgacattctaggaatctgaactaaaatggactggaatgggtggatttaactcagatgaccattatatctactactgtgggcaggaatcccttagaagaaatggagtagccatcatggtcaacaagagtcgaaaatgcagtacttggatgcaat from Budorcas taxicolor isolate Tak-1 chromosome 3, Takin1.1, whole genome shotgun sequence carries:
- the DNALI1 gene encoding axonemal dynein light intermediate polypeptide 1 encodes the protein MIPPADSLLKYDTPVLVSRNTEKRSPKARPLKVSPQQPGPSGPVPQPPKTKLPSTSCVPDPTKQAEEILNAILPPREWVEDTQLWIQQVSSTPSTRMDVVHLQEQLDLKLQQRQARETGICPVRRELYSQCFDELIREVTINCAERGLLLLRVRDEIRMTIAAYQTLYESSVAFGMRKALQAEQGKSDMERKIAELEMEKRDLERQVNEQKAKCEAVEKRESERRQVEEKKHNEEIQFLKRTNQQLKAQLEGIIAPKK